In Moorena sp. SIOASIH, the following proteins share a genomic window:
- a CDS encoding Uma2 family endonuclease, which produces MILSATKTGISPEEFIAQYGDDQRYELIDGELIEIEASGSHEQVVALIGRKLNVEIDRLDVPYFIPHRCLIQPLGTFNAFRPDLVVLDEGELINEPLWAREPVITLGTTVKLVVEVVSTNWQNDYARKYEDYEALGIPEYWIVDYLGIGGKYFIGSPKQPTVTVCCMVNDQYQKVMFRRGDCLKSSLFPNLKLSTDQLFIGLRPGKGE; this is translated from the coding sequence ATGATTCTATCAGCAACCAAAACCGGTATCAGTCCAGAAGAATTTATTGCTCAGTATGGAGACGATCAACGCTACGAACTGATTGATGGAGAGTTAATTGAGATAGAAGCAAGTGGCTCCCACGAGCAAGTCGTGGCGTTGATTGGCCGAAAGCTTAACGTAGAAATAGATCGTTTAGATGTACCTTATTTTATTCCACACCGTTGCTTAATTCAGCCCTTGGGAACCTTCAACGCTTTCAGACCAGATTTGGTTGTGCTTGATGAGGGAGAACTAATTAACGAACCACTGTGGGCAAGGGAACCAGTGATTACTCTGGGTACTACTGTAAAACTTGTGGTTGAAGTCGTTAGTACAAATTGGCAGAATGATTATGCTCGTAAGTATGAAGATTACGAAGCTTTGGGGATTCCAGAATACTGGATTGTGGATTATCTCGGTATTGGCGGGAAATACTTTATTGGTAGCCCTAAACAACCGACGGTAACGGTCTGCTGTATGGTAAATGATCAATATCAAAAAGTAATGTTTCGTAGAGGGGATTGTCTCAAATCTTCGCTTTTTCCTAATCTTAAGTTATCTACAGATCAATTATTTATAGGGCTGCGCCCAGGCAAGGGGGAATGA
- a CDS encoding pentapeptide repeat-containing protein, whose amino-acid sequence MKANEVLEKYAAGERDFRRANLRGQSFQEEDLSGADFSEADIRGANFKNAILTGTKFCKAKAGLQRRLVIVLLLLSWITSGLSGMCSFFGGALVVLIVRSSGVAEQVYSWIALIVIVVLFAVIIRQNIKGAVALAVAVAVAAAIAVPFAGGVAVAFAVAGTLAVVEVVAVVGSFAMAEALGGSVALAIAVAVAEAVAVAGAEAAAVAFDIAEALALALALAFVLLTMYLGWRALKDDPKNAWIRNLVIGFVATAGTSFYEANLTDADFTGAILNSTDLTKATLTRSCWQNTTKLDQARLGTSYLQNKNVRQLLITGEGQNQNFDRLDLRGINLKGANLQDASFIGTDLNRANLENAKLSRAKLVQTLLEGADLTGATLTGAYIEDWGISNTTKLIKIQCDYIFMKLPTQNNRDPQRRPADQERNFEPGEFAKLAQKIPNTVDLIFKDGIDWQTFLKTFQELRVESYTEDLEVIETIENKGDGAFVIRVKVPEKVDEAEYERKFWAKYKPTLEAKDREIKRLYKQTKSDNKKIKTIRKDNTKLIGIVETMADQETTKYDQRGANINIGSYVDTAASGSHQKGFANQNIHEAPNKNLTEAAAKIQQLLEQLSQNNPTTTEIEKLKVVATAAEEIKNNPILKPKVINALKAGGVEAFKEAIDHPLVNILMATIEGWKEA is encoded by the coding sequence ATGAAAGCTAATGAAGTTCTGGAAAAGTATGCAGCAGGAGAAAGGGATTTCCGCAGGGCAAATCTTAGAGGTCAGTCATTTCAGGAGGAAGACCTTTCAGGAGCAGATTTTAGTGAAGCTGATATTAGAGGGGCAAATTTTAAGAATGCTATTTTAACAGGAACTAAGTTCTGTAAAGCGAAGGCAGGATTACAAAGACGATTGGTAATTGTTCTTCTGTTGCTTTCATGGATCACATCAGGACTATCGGGAATGTGCTCCTTCTTTGGTGGGGCGTTAGTAGTATTAATAGTTCGCTCTAGCGGCGTAGCAGAGCAAGTTTACAGCTGGATAGCTTTGATTGTAATAGTTGTCTTATTTGCTGTTATCATTCGTCAAAATATCAAAGGAGCAGTAGCCCTAGCCGTAGCGGTAGCGGTAGCCGCAGCTATAGCCGTACCCTTTGCCGGAGGTGTAGCTGTAGCATTCGCTGTAGCCGGAACCTTGGCCGTAGTCGAAGTTGTAGCGGTAGTTGGATCCTTCGCCATGGCCGAAGCTCTAGGTGGATCCGTAGCCCTAGCCATAGCGGTAGCCGTAGCCGAAGCAGTAGCCGTAGCTGGAGCGGAAGCTGCAGCTGTAGCATTCGACATAGCTGAAGCCTTAGCCTTAGCCTTAGCTTTAGCCTTCGTTTTACTTACCATGTACTTGGGCTGGCGTGCTCTAAAGGACGATCCCAAGAATGCTTGGATTCGTAATCTTGTGATTGGTTTTGTTGCTACAGCAGGAACCAGTTTTTACGAAGCTAACCTAACCGATGCCGATTTTACGGGAGCTATCCTCAACAGTACAGATTTAACAAAAGCTACTCTCACTCGTAGTTGTTGGCAAAATACTACTAAGCTTGACCAAGCTAGACTAGGAACAAGCTACCTTCAAAATAAGAACGTTAGACAATTACTCATAACTGGAGAGGGACAAAATCAAAACTTTGATCGCCTTGACTTAAGAGGTATTAATTTAAAGGGAGCTAATCTACAAGATGCTAGCTTCATTGGAACAGACTTAAACCGAGCTAACTTAGAAAATGCTAAGTTATCGAGAGCTAAGTTAGTTCAAACGTTACTAGAAGGAGCAGATTTAACCGGAGCCACCTTAACAGGAGCATATATAGAAGATTGGGGAATAAGCAATACTACTAAACTCATCAAAATTCAATGCGATTATATTTTCATGAAACTACCCACTCAAAATAATCGAGACCCTCAACGTCGTCCTGCTGACCAAGAGAGAAATTTTGAACCAGGGGAATTTGCTAAATTAGCTCAGAAAATTCCTAATACTGTCGATTTAATTTTTAAAGATGGTATCGACTGGCAGACTTTTCTGAAAACTTTTCAGGAGCTTCGAGTGGAAAGCTATACAGAGGATCTAGAAGTCATAGAGACAATCGAAAATAAAGGTGACGGTGCTTTTGTTATTCGTGTCAAAGTCCCTGAAAAGGTTGATGAAGCGGAATACGAGCGAAAATTTTGGGCAAAATACAAGCCAACTTTAGAAGCTAAAGATAGAGAAATAAAGCGTTTATATAAACAAACAAAGTCTGATAATAAAAAAATAAAAACTATACGTAAAGACAACACTAAATTAATAGGAATTGTTGAAACAATGGCAGATCAAGAAACTACTAAATATGACCAGCGCGGTGCCAATATTAACATTGGAAGCTATGTTGACACAGCTGCATCTGGTAGTCATCAGAAAGGTTTTGCTAACCAAAATATTCACGAAGCACCTAACAAAAACCTAACGGAAGCAGCAGCTAAAATCCAGCAACTTTTGGAGCAATTATCCCAGAATAATCCAACTACTACTGAAATAGAAAAGTTAAAAGTTGTAGCCACGGCTGCTGAGGAAATAAAGAATAACCCAATTCTAAAACCTAAGGTAATCAATGCTTTGAAAGCTGGAGGAGTAGAAGCATTTAAGGAAGCTATAGACCATCCCCTAGTTAACATTTTGATGGCTACGATTGAGGGATGGAAAGAGGCTTAG
- a CDS encoding T3SS effector HopA1 family protein: MQLLESLPNQLPDAVPEQLRTALEDMVKQLEIQESNFSIRHRDYKPLELPAEVVERFGQLSLDLQKKYLSLQLRSFLYGLYYNGSLKDALALNGDSDDLTLHQNLENNTYLGIDLKFYQRLDESNTGEGYFDPDWLVLSLESDGTMAVNKGGLTLHIQPEEHLQPEAQSPAVGDEVAVLLPPNLVQNGFYMAVGNLGTYDHGHPDSEGEIVRIYFNLTPEGAVAVMGSLTQQLNQISVPFSFKVLYNPEDYNRYDSGVLYFDNNDYEAVRLVLGKVYTENQSHFKPEVPLFTKFLAPGLGLAEEPDQKFADQESFGMNRCQIVANGLLEAHHKGDDSPEARMAAILQQFSLLEIELQQCYLNAKSEDIYTPLDL, encoded by the coding sequence ATGCAATTACTTGAATCACTACCAAATCAACTGCCAGATGCTGTACCTGAGCAGCTGCGAACTGCCCTAGAAGATATGGTCAAGCAGCTTGAGATTCAGGAGTCCAACTTCTCTATTCGCCATCGAGATTACAAACCCTTGGAACTTCCAGCTGAGGTAGTAGAACGCTTTGGGCAATTGTCCTTAGACTTGCAAAAAAAGTATCTGAGTCTGCAACTGCGGAGTTTTCTCTACGGGCTTTACTACAACGGTTCTCTAAAAGATGCTCTAGCCCTCAATGGGGATTCAGATGACCTGACACTGCACCAAAATTTAGAAAACAATACTTACCTGGGGATAGATTTAAAATTCTACCAGCGATTGGATGAAAGCAATACTGGTGAGGGCTACTTTGACCCCGATTGGCTGGTGCTAAGCCTGGAAAGTGATGGCACTATGGCAGTAAATAAGGGCGGTTTAACTCTACATATCCAGCCGGAGGAGCATTTACAACCAGAAGCACAATCTCCCGCTGTTGGGGACGAAGTTGCGGTCTTGCTACCTCCGAATCTGGTACAAAACGGATTCTATATGGCAGTCGGTAATCTGGGTACCTATGACCATGGGCATCCAGATAGTGAAGGGGAAATTGTCCGCATCTACTTCAACTTAACCCCTGAAGGTGCAGTGGCGGTAATGGGTAGCCTGACGCAACAGTTAAATCAAATCTCGGTGCCATTCTCTTTTAAGGTTCTCTATAATCCTGAGGATTACAACCGCTACGACTCAGGAGTACTCTACTTTGACAACAACGACTATGAAGCAGTGCGGTTAGTGCTTGGGAAGGTTTATACAGAAAACCAATCCCATTTTAAGCCAGAAGTACCCCTGTTCACCAAATTCCTAGCGCCAGGATTGGGGTTAGCGGAAGAACCAGACCAGAAATTTGCTGACCAAGAAAGTTTTGGCATGAACCGCTGTCAAATTGTTGCTAATGGCTTATTGGAAGCTCACCACAAAGGGGACGATTCTCCAGAAGCTCGCATGGCAGCAATTCTCCAACAGTTCTCTTTGTTGGAGATTGAATTGCAGCAGTGCTACCTAAATGCCAAATCTGAAGACATCTATACTCCGTTAGATTTATGA
- a CDS encoding peptidylprolyl isomerase: MTQTTETLEKPVVVETSPVTDADIIAYLRRSRKFGEIATLAEQDALILDLCEEFSITVSDQEWQAAGDAFRVEHKLLGVTETNTWFSEQKITVEEWSQGIKVELLTKKLKEHLFGEVVDGDYLSNREKYRRVALSQILVVDLAQALKIVKALRYDNASLCALALEHSKGKQSQENGGFVGIRFLPELSQDIAKGIYEAKEGEVIGPIQTKLGYHILRVEKWFPTELSESVREAILESLFQNWLQEQSQTNPVENS; the protein is encoded by the coding sequence ATGACACAAACAACAGAAACCTTAGAAAAACCGGTAGTAGTAGAAACTTCCCCAGTCACGGATGCAGATATTATTGCTTACCTGCGCCGTTCCAGGAAATTTGGTGAAATTGCTACCTTAGCTGAACAAGATGCCTTGATTTTGGATCTGTGTGAGGAATTTAGTATTACCGTTTCCGATCAGGAATGGCAAGCGGCTGGAGATGCTTTTCGTGTAGAGCACAAGTTGCTAGGGGTTACTGAAACCAATACTTGGTTTTCTGAGCAGAAGATTACTGTAGAAGAGTGGTCTCAAGGAATTAAAGTCGAGCTGTTGACGAAAAAATTAAAAGAGCATCTGTTTGGAGAAGTTGTCGATGGTGATTATCTTAGCAATCGCGAAAAATATAGACGAGTAGCCCTCTCTCAAATTCTTGTGGTTGACCTAGCCCAGGCTTTGAAAATAGTTAAAGCACTTCGCTATGACAACGCTTCCTTATGTGCTTTAGCACTGGAACACTCGAAGGGTAAACAGTCCCAAGAAAATGGCGGTTTTGTGGGGATTCGCTTTCTACCAGAACTTTCCCAAGACATTGCCAAAGGGATTTATGAAGCTAAAGAAGGTGAAGTTATCGGACCGATTCAAACTAAACTTGGCTATCATATCCTCAGAGTTGAGAAGTGGTTTCCAACGGAACTAAGTGAATCAGTTAGAGAGGCAATTTTAGAATCCCTATTTCAGAATTGGTTACAGGAGCAAAGCCAGACTAATCCTGTAGAAAATTCGTAA
- a CDS encoding calcium-binding protein: MILSRISFFDGSDDNFFSESEFGIKLKEFNPLAFLKPRVGISSLNSSFNRNQIFGGRSNDILVSRAISATFNGGKGNDILTSTSGNNFFSGGEDDDILLGGIGNDTLDGGEGNDIIAGLSGDDSISGGLGDDTLTGGGIFLFKEGSSTTIKVSDTSGIDTLSGGEGADRLVLGGKSQFFRETTVIQYDEAGNDDYALITDFNTAEDVIQLGGSKSDYRLGSSPIGLPSGTGIFLGNELTAIVQGSSELDLSARYFEGSEV, translated from the coding sequence ATGATTTTATCTAGAATTAGTTTTTTTGACGGAAGTGACGATAACTTTTTTTCGGAATCTGAGTTTGGCATCAAGCTAAAGGAATTCAATCCTCTTGCATTTTTGAAACCTAGAGTCGGCATTTCTTCGTTGAATAGCAGCTTTAATCGAAATCAGATTTTTGGAGGGAGAAGCAATGACATTCTGGTGAGTAGAGCAATCAGTGCGACTTTTAACGGTGGCAAGGGTAATGACATTCTGACTAGTACTAGTGGTAATAATTTCTTTTCTGGAGGAGAAGATGATGACATTCTTTTAGGTGGAATAGGAAATGATACTCTTGATGGTGGGGAAGGTAATGACATTATTGCTGGCCTTAGTGGAGATGACTCGATTTCTGGCGGGTTAGGGGATGACACTCTCACAGGTGGAGGTATTTTCTTGTTTAAAGAGGGTAGCTCTACTACTATCAAAGTCAGTGATACTAGTGGCATTGATACTCTTAGTGGTGGGGAGGGAGCCGATAGATTAGTGCTAGGGGGAAAGTCTCAATTTTTCCGTGAAACTACTGTGATTCAGTATGATGAAGCAGGGAATGATGACTATGCTCTGATTACGGACTTTAATACTGCCGAGGATGTTATTCAACTTGGTGGTTCTAAAAGTGATTATCGCTTGGGTTCATCGCCGATTGGTTTACCGTCAGGTACAGGGATATTCCTAGGAAATGAGCTAACTGCTATTGTCCAAGGGAGTTCAGAGCTTGATCTTAGCGCTAGATATTTTGAGGGTTCGGAAGTTTAG
- a CDS encoding aldo/keto reductase, translating to MKLTDLTTTLTPSPAKETVSARVKFPKSDLPFYRKLGRTDLTVSCLGLGGGGHISSDDTLYAFDQGINYFFYSSDLHHYLYSSMAGALRQLCGRGSSVREQVVLATVTYMTRTPDAILTFLYDQFVDLGIDYIDIFFWGWIDADNGDNFEKCLNISNDLRGPNTVYQRTIERVFETSERLKKMGAVRYIGASFHDHDLARKWLNSPLLDVVMVRHNVAHRTAQQKVLADLAPEDPQRPGIVTFKSAGMQTLLWTAPEELPENCWIPSVPDLYRYSLSQNSVDVALAGWTSREEVDAAIKGIQKGKLTQAELDYLNLYGDLHRNRINIEEITPEHLIYQPDPVVIHR from the coding sequence ATGAAGCTAACTGATCTGACAACTACCCTGACCCCATCCCCTGCTAAAGAAACAGTTTCTGCTAGAGTTAAATTCCCAAAGTCAGATTTACCTTTTTACCGCAAACTAGGACGCACTGACTTAACCGTGAGCTGCCTGGGATTAGGTGGTGGGGGACACATTTCTAGTGATGATACTCTCTACGCCTTTGACCAAGGAATAAACTACTTTTTCTACTCCAGCGATCTACATCACTATCTCTACAGTTCTATGGCTGGGGCGCTGCGCCAGCTTTGTGGACGGGGTTCCTCAGTTCGAGAGCAGGTAGTTCTGGCAACGGTAACTTACATGACCAGGACTCCCGATGCCATATTGACTTTTCTATACGATCAGTTTGTAGACTTAGGAATTGACTACATTGATATATTTTTTTGGGGTTGGATTGATGCTGACAATGGGGATAATTTCGAGAAATGCTTGAATATTTCTAACGATCTGCGCGGTCCCAATACAGTTTATCAGCGCACCATAGAAAGAGTATTTGAAACCTCAGAACGTCTCAAAAAAATGGGTGCTGTGCGCTATATTGGTGCGTCATTCCACGACCACGATCTTGCCCGAAAGTGGCTAAATAGCCCTTTATTAGATGTGGTCATGGTTCGCCATAACGTTGCTCACCGCACTGCTCAGCAAAAGGTCTTGGCCGATCTAGCTCCCGAAGACCCCCAGCGACCAGGTATTGTTACGTTTAAGTCAGCTGGAATGCAGACTCTTCTTTGGACTGCCCCGGAAGAGCTACCAGAAAACTGCTGGATACCTTCAGTACCAGATTTATATCGCTACTCTTTAAGTCAGAACTCTGTCGATGTCGCCTTGGCAGGTTGGACTTCTCGTGAAGAAGTTGATGCAGCGATCAAAGGCATTCAGAAAGGCAAACTAACCCAGGCTGAATTAGACTATCTCAATCTCTATGGCGATTTACATCGCAACCGCATCAACATTGAAGAAATTACACCTGAACACTTGATTTACCAACCTGATCCGGTTGTTATTCATAGATGA
- a CDS encoding head GIN domain-containing protein — protein MVKKTMLSKIPVLLALAVSGFNSVSGLDSIWLKPVKASVVSQLNTMSVQGSSVLKTESRKVSPFTAIDVSGSYEIELVIQPTTNLEISGDDNILPLIITEVRDNTLFIYPEKSISPKTLLKIKASSQNIEQLSTHGANYLKVYNVNNQRLDIEENGSGKTELYGKTKELYLKVYGAVDVNGKNLSSTKAKVDLFGASQVDVYATEKLTANVFGLGNINYYGNPKNVIRNILGLGSITKF, from the coding sequence TTGGTTAAAAAAACAATGTTATCTAAGATACCTGTTTTACTAGCATTAGCTGTTAGTGGGTTTAACTCAGTTAGTGGGTTAGATAGTATTTGGCTTAAGCCAGTTAAAGCATCAGTTGTTAGTCAGCTTAATACGATGAGTGTTCAAGGTAGTAGTGTTTTGAAAACGGAAAGCAGAAAAGTTAGCCCTTTTACTGCGATTGACGTTAGTGGTAGTTATGAGATTGAACTAGTTATTCAGCCAACTACCAATCTTGAAATTAGCGGTGATGATAATATCTTGCCCCTAATTATTACAGAAGTGAGAGATAATACCCTATTCATTTATCCTGAAAAAAGTATTTCTCCTAAAACCCTATTAAAAATTAAAGCATCTAGCCAAAACATCGAGCAATTATCTACCCATGGCGCTAATTATTTGAAAGTTTACAATGTCAATAATCAGCGGTTAGACATTGAAGAAAATGGTAGCGGCAAGACTGAACTATATGGCAAAACGAAAGAGCTATATCTAAAGGTATATGGAGCCGTTGATGTCAATGGTAAAAATCTTTCCTCTACCAAAGCTAAGGTTGACCTATTTGGTGCTTCCCAAGTAGATGTTTATGCAACTGAAAAGCTGACTGCTAATGTATTTGGCTTAGGAAATATAAATTATTACGGCAATCCTAAAAATGTAATTAGAAACATATTAGGATTAGGTTCGATTACTAAATTTTAG
- a CDS encoding type II toxin-antitoxin system Phd/YefM family antitoxin: MNSIPIKQFKTNIQDFIKQVINQHTPLKITDPNQGDFIIISAEDWEQQQETLYVLQNSHLMEQINRSQATHTQNKGYSPNQEELDEILSI, from the coding sequence GTGAACTCTATCCCTATCAAGCAATTTAAGACTAACATTCAAGACTTTATTAAACAAGTCATTAATCAACATACTCCCCTCAAAATCACCGATCCCAATCAGGGAGACTTTATTATTATTAGTGCCGAAGATTGGGAACAACAACAAGAAACATTGTATGTATTACAAAATAGCCATTTAATGGAACAGATTAACCGTTCTCAAGCTACCCATACCCAAAATAAAGGCTACTCTCCCAATCAGGAAGAACTAGATGAGATACTTAGTATTTGA
- a CDS encoding Hsp70 family protein — translation MPSTSTTSYAIDFGTSNTVITRWNPVTETPETITLPGLALQLSQNPPLIPSLVYVEDAAQGKVMVGQAVRDRGLDLTSDPRFFRSFKRGIGAEVQGFLPELDGIGITFEQVGEWFLNHIIEHLSALQSEAGDSAIESVILTVPVDSFEAYRHWLSGICQSLPVEQVRMLDEPTAAALGYGIAEGDTLLVIDFGGGTLDLSLVQLNQEAQGSKKPLGFILKWGQKSFGEGSSQKVKIARVLAKVGQNLGGTDIDNWLVDYFVETQGLMRSPLTTRLAERLKIQLSEQSEATEVYFNDETFESYELKLDRDTFETILKEHQFFDSLDDRMTEVLQQARRNGIEVPDIDGVLLVGGTVKIPAVQAWVNQYFDSNKVRCQKPFEAIATGALQLSQGIEVQDFLYHSYGIRYWDRRLKRHNWHSIIREGQPYPMSEPVELFLGASVENQPSIELILGELGSQTGGTEIYFEGDRLITRQLGQGQTAVQPLNDRDGARSVAKLTPLGNPGSDRIKLQFQVDAERYLRVTVDDLLTNETLLANQVVAQLS, via the coding sequence ATGCCTAGCACCAGTACTACGTCCTACGCTATTGACTTTGGCACGAGCAATACGGTAATCACTCGCTGGAACCCTGTCACCGAAACGCCAGAAACTATCACGTTACCAGGACTTGCTCTGCAACTTAGTCAAAATCCTCCCTTAATTCCGAGTTTGGTGTATGTCGAAGATGCTGCTCAGGGTAAGGTTATGGTTGGACAGGCAGTACGCGATCGCGGTTTGGATCTCACCAGTGACCCTCGATTCTTCCGCAGCTTCAAACGGGGGATTGGTGCTGAGGTTCAGGGATTTCTGCCAGAACTGGATGGGATCGGGATCACCTTTGAACAAGTTGGGGAATGGTTCCTCAACCACATTATTGAACACCTATCAGCCCTCCAGTCCGAGGCGGGGGATTCTGCCATTGAATCGGTGATTCTGACTGTGCCTGTGGATAGCTTTGAAGCCTACCGCCATTGGCTTAGTGGAATCTGTCAATCGTTGCCAGTGGAACAGGTGAGGATGCTGGATGAACCAACAGCGGCTGCCTTGGGCTATGGTATTGCGGAAGGGGATACTCTGCTAGTCATAGACTTTGGTGGTGGCACTCTCGATTTATCTCTGGTGCAGCTGAATCAGGAGGCTCAAGGGAGTAAAAAACCCCTCGGGTTTATTCTTAAGTGGGGGCAAAAGTCCTTTGGTGAAGGGTCTAGCCAGAAGGTGAAAATTGCCCGTGTGCTGGCGAAAGTGGGACAAAATTTGGGTGGGACAGATATTGATAACTGGCTGGTGGATTATTTTGTGGAAACTCAAGGGTTAATGCGATCGCCTTTGACTACTCGACTAGCAGAACGCCTGAAAATTCAACTGTCTGAGCAGTCTGAGGCTACAGAAGTCTATTTTAATGATGAAACCTTCGAGAGTTACGAACTAAAACTAGACCGCGATACTTTTGAAACTATCCTCAAAGAACACCAGTTTTTTGATAGCCTTGATGATAGGATGACAGAAGTGCTGCAACAAGCAAGACGCAATGGTATAGAAGTACCAGATATAGATGGTGTCTTGTTAGTGGGTGGCACGGTGAAGATCCCAGCGGTTCAGGCATGGGTAAACCAGTATTTCGACTCAAACAAGGTTCGTTGCCAAAAACCCTTTGAAGCGATCGCAACTGGGGCACTTCAGCTCAGCCAAGGTATCGAAGTCCAAGATTTCCTCTACCATAGCTACGGAATTCGCTATTGGGATAGACGGTTAAAGCGTCACAACTGGCACTCAATCATTAGAGAAGGACAACCTTACCCCATGAGTGAGCCAGTAGAACTATTCTTAGGAGCATCGGTAGAGAATCAACCGAGTATAGAGCTAATTTTAGGAGAGTTAGGCTCCCAAACTGGTGGGACAGAGATTTATTTTGAAGGCGATCGCTTGATTACTCGTCAGTTAGGCCAGGGTCAAACTGCTGTGCAACCCCTCAATGACAGGGATGGGGCAAGAAGTGTGGCTAAATTAACACCCCTGGGCAATCCCGGAAGCGATCGCATTAAACTCCAGTTTCAAGTTGATGCTGAACGGTACTTGAGAGTTACTGTAGATGATTTACTTACCAATGAAACGTTATTGGCAAATCAGGTAGTGGCTCAGTTAAGTTAA
- a CDS encoding DUF5615 family PIN-like protein, with protein MKIWIDAQLPPTLAHWLSTTFGLEAFALRDLTLRDAHDIEIFEAARSQNAVIMTKDSDFIDLVCRLGTPPQILWLTCGNVTNRNLRQLLTATLPDALEQLQQGEMIVEITNSP; from the coding sequence ATGAAGATTTGGATTGATGCTCAACTGCCTCCAACATTAGCACATTGGCTGTCAACTACTTTTGGCTTAGAGGCTTTTGCTCTGCGAGACTTGACTCTTCGAGATGCTCATGATATCGAGATTTTTGAAGCTGCACGATCTCAAAACGCTGTAATTATGACCAAAGATAGCGACTTCATAGATCTAGTATGTCGTTTGGGAACACCTCCTCAAATTTTGTGGCTAACCTGTGGTAACGTTACAAACCGCAACTTACGGCAATTACTAACCGCTACTTTGCCTGATGCTTTAGAACAGTTGCAGCAAGGAGAAATGATTGTGGAAATAACCAATTCTCCCTAA
- a CDS encoding DUF433 domain-containing protein has translation MNSKTSLIARITQTPGQCGGRPCIRGMRIRVTDILEMLAENVSVTEILEDFPDLELADIQACLLFAARRTDFPRLTA, from the coding sequence ATGAATTCAAAAACTAGCTTGATCGCTCGCATTACTCAAACCCCTGGTCAGTGTGGTGGTCGTCCCTGCATTCGAGGGATGCGAATTCGAGTTACCGATATTTTAGAAATGTTGGCTGAAAATGTTAGTGTTACTGAAATTTTAGAAGATTTCCCCGATTTGGAACTGGCAGATATTCAAGCTTGTCTGCTTTTTGCTGCACGACGCACTGATTTCCCCAGACTGACAGCATGA
- a CDS encoding Txe/YoeB family addiction module toxin, which yields MRYLVFEGKTWEIYEELRKKDKKLHQTLCKIIKEMLRDDPAKGMGKPEPLKHNLSGLWSRRISQKDRLIYKFDDNYVYIFAIGGHYDQFN from the coding sequence ATGAGATACTTAGTATTTGAGGGCAAAACTTGGGAGATTTACGAAGAACTTCGTAAAAAAGACAAAAAACTCCATCAAACCCTTTGTAAAATCATCAAAGAAATGCTGAGAGACGATCCCGCTAAAGGAATGGGAAAACCTGAACCGTTAAAACATAATTTATCGGGGTTGTGGTCAAGAAGAATTTCTCAAAAAGATCGCCTTATTTACAAATTTGATGATAACTATGTTTATATTTTTGCAATAGGTGGTCATTACGATCAATTTAATTGA